The nucleotide window tgattttgttgatgtttgggtttgattttgttggtcTCGCTTGTCTTTCATGATGGTGCGATTTGGCCGTGCTGCACTTCCTCTGTTTTCATGCCTGGTTTTTGACTTTCAAATGCAACTTCGACGGCTCCAAGTGACAGTTTCCCCCAGTCCTCCAATCCCCTCCTCTGTATAATGCATAATAGAGCAATTTACCTCCCAAATAGGATGCATAACAAATCACgtcacaagaaaaatgaaaaagacacAGAATACATGTAGAATTTTAGAGAGATTAAACTGTTTTAAGTAACGAAACAAACCTGAAATCTACAGGAGCATATGTGGGAAAGAAAACCTGGGTCTTGCTTGAATTTAATTCAGTGTGTATCCAGTGCAACACAGTTTCTATGGACCTCTGATATGCATGTTCTACTTCCATATCCATCTTCACCTCTTCACCGTCTTGAAAGTAACAGCCCATGAACAAAATATGTggactttttaatcttttctctagctaaaagggaaaaaaaaaggaattataaGTTCAGTGAGTTCCAATGGTGCTCCAAACTACAACATGATTAAATACATGTCTTGTCTCACTAGTAACATCCACTGACTCTGCCACACTACCTAACAATTAGCTTTCTCCTTCATACAATGTATTCAATCCCACATTCACAATTAATAAAGTGCAAAAGTCACATCAGAGATCTATTGAGTGAACTCATACATAGGaaaatctcattccaattaaaattaagatgataGGATTTTGGGTCCATTTTGCCATTGAATTATAACTaagattgaaaccttctttttttagcttaaattttataatgttgGGGAGCTTTGGCAGGGGGCCTGCTCTGCAGTACAAGAAATGGAGACCTGTAATACTCCATGGTGCAGTTGAAGTCCTTAAACTTGAACACTAGGAATCCCTTGTGCTTTGTAATCGGGCTGCCATTTACTTCATATATTGAATCCTTGTTAAGAACTGCAGATGAGAGCATGCAGAGGAGAGACTCCCATTGGTTTCTCCCAATTGAGTCGCCAACAAACACCAGCCTTTTGTTTCGCAGTTTTTCCAACATCAATTTTGCATTAAACCTGTTTTAGAGACAATAAAATGACATCTGAATTAGAAATGAAAAGGTAATGGGTATCGTATAGTTAACCTGATGTAGTAAGGAGAATTTGACCAAGCTGACTGTACACTGTGCATTAATCATGTTTAATAGACCTTCAGGATCAGTTCATGTTAGCaggcaaataataaaaaaatttccctAGAAAAATGCTTTAAAGCAGCTGTGTGTGGACTTGTGTATGGACCAAGATTTAATGGCTTTGTTCTTGTGAAGCCACTCAATCATCTCCAAACTGTtaaattttagaagtttaaaggTTTGATTACTTAGAAATTGCatcatttttttagtatttatggTTTGTGGAGTAATGGAATATGGAGGTGTCTTGTTCCCCTTCTATCTTCTGAATGCGCCAACCTCCATATGAATGAAacttttgtggatttttttctttttcatgtagTTATTTTGAAGCTCAATGGTGCGATTCTCCAAGATGTTTAGCTATCTATACACTTTATAGACGTGTATAGACATGAAAGTCAAGCCCTACATATAATACCCATAGACATGGAAATACCAGCACTTATctagagatatttttttatggtgacACAAGAATATTCCAAGACTGTAAAATCTTTGCACGTAAATGATAGAAGTTTGCACCTAAATACCAGCACTGTGCATTGATGTTGCATATTTGTATGTGGCTACTGCTCAATGCTTCTACTGAGGATGATCTTAATTTCACTTGAAATTGTGGCTGCTATTTCAGTAGCATTATTTTTGAGTGTAGTCCTAATTTTTGGATATTATACTTGAATCAAGGATGGATACCACATTTGATGAAGATCCCTTCTTTACCACTCTATTGCAAAGTGGTGAACAAGGTATATCCAGTACCCTAATGAGTAGCTATGAGAATATTGGACTTCAAGCAACACaattggaaggtgaaaaaaggCCACCTAGTAAGAAAACACAACGAGGTGTGTCTTTCACTGTAGAGGAGGACAATCTCCTCGTGTCGGCTTGGCTCAATATTAGCATGGATGCTATACGGGGGACGGATCAAAAATACTCTCAAATGTGGGAGAGAATTACCAATTATTACAATGAGCATAAAAAACCTAGCATGACAAATCGTTCAGGGGGGTCATTGACCAATCGATGGTCGGTgatccaaaaatgcacaaataaattttgtgctgCTGTGGCTCAAGTAGAATCTTTGCATCCAAGTGGTGCGACAGAGTAGGATAAGGTATGAGTTTCTAACTAAATTTCATTCTAAATTTTGTGGCTGAAATTCTATTCTCACATTCTTGTTACATTTgcatatttagattgaaagagCTAAAATCATGTATAGAGAGACTGAGAAGGCCACATACAACATGGAACATTGTTGGTGTCtattgagacaccaaccaaaatggcaacAACACGTGTCCATATTGTCAACGAGGAGGAAACCACATGGGAAACGCCCTGCTATGGCGGAGTCAACTCCACTAGGAGATGACACGATAAATGACAATGTAGAGGTCATTTTTGAGAGGCCTCCAGGCAAGAAggctgagaaagaaagggagagaaaaaggaaagctGCAGAATCTTACGATGCAGAATTTGTTGAGGCCTTAACTTGCATGACAAATGATAGAGCTGGTTTCATGTCTGAAAGAAGACAAGCAACTAGTAAATTGGATGCTGATAGGGCTCAATTATTAGTggagaaaaaaaggagaaatgatACAGAGAATAGGAAGATTGTTGTAGAGATAATGAAGATGGATCTTGCTGGCATGAATGGAATGCAACGAGAGTATTTCTTGAATCTTCAAAAAGAGGTTTTTGAGAAATCAAGGAAGCgattttcatctccatctcAATCTTCATCTTTTGAAGATGTGTAGCCTTTTGTTGGTGGGGAGTTTTGGGTTGTAGCCTATgctattttatggttttttgttattttggatcacAAATATGGGTGTGATGTTCATTGTTTCATATGttggttaccactccattcattactcttattttgcaTTAGTTGGTGATGATGTTTGTAAGAATTGGCTTGGTTGCATTGAAAAtcgatgtaattattttgataatattgatatcgtgtgattaaattttatttattggattatgaaaatgaaaatgaatataattgttagagattataggaggttatgaaaatataattaattaaaaaataaaaattaattataaaaatataaaaataaaaaataataatattttattattatagaaagtgTTATAGCCAATCCAATGTACACTTAATGTTTTGAATGgttagctaaaagtgaaaaagttacatattcttcaaaatttgaagaataaaatagctaatccaatgccaatgctttaATCTATGCTTTCAGCTTGCGCCAAAATAGTTTGTCCGCGGGGAGACCGGAGAAAAGGACGCAAGGTTCAATGTTCTTTACTGTGGGATATGCCGCTCGGACCTTCACATGATCAAAACGAATGGGGCACATCCATCTACCCACTTGTCCCCGGGTAAGTTTTTGTGTCATCATATGAACAATTGTGACGGGTCTCTTTTTTCTAGTACTCTTTTCATACTAATTTCTGTCAACGACCAAGGAATTAGGGCTCGAGTAAAAAGGGAGATTGGGGTTGTATGAGGGCCATGGACCGAAGAACCGAGTTGGGCCTGTTGTGAGTTTAATGTCATAAAGAAACCATAGTTATTTCTGTAAAAAACTCTTAATTTAGCTATCATGTAAGGCTGGTGGGCCAGGTTTATTATTAATAGCATTTACATTTATGTCCTTAAGTTTGTTAGTGGTCTGAATTACGATTGTGTCCTTTTGTTTGTTAGTCTGGTTTGCTACAATTTTGTTGGTGGCAGGCATATGCTAATGGCAGGTTCCCTAAATAGGAATGGGGAACATTTCTGTAAGGTATCTCTGAAATTATAAAGAATCTTTTATTAATTCTCTCTCTTGTCTTCTTCTCCAATCTGGAGGACCTCACCCTCTAACTGAGAGTATGACTATGTACTAGGTTCTAATTGGGCGTGTGACAAATCTAGTATCAAAGAATTTGATCCAGACGTGTGAAATTGCAATGGCTGAGGGGACAAGGATGAATCAATTATAGGAGGGAATGTCAGCCCTTAAGAAAGCAACAGATTCACAATTTAAGACTACTGGGACCGAGATCCTGGCATTGAAAAGGCAGTTTGAAGCAGTGGTGCAGTAGCTAGCAACTCTCACAACTGAGGTGCAGAGGAGAAATCAGGAGGAAGTTCTGGAGGGAAATGCTCGACCATTGCAGCATTACCAGAGAAGAGATGAGCATCATGAGCCCGTAGGAGATGAATTTTCAAGGTTAGTAAGGATTGATTTTCAATGTTTTAAAGGGGAATACCCAACCTGCTGGCTGTATAAggttaatcaattttttcatactataatatattaccACAACACAAGTTGAGGTTGGTCTCTTTCCGTATAGAGAGCCAAGCATCGGTGTGGTTCCAGGAAATAAGTTCAATCCAAATGAAGGAAAGGAGGGATAATGAGCTTTGTTACTACTGCGACTCCAAATGGAATCTAGGCCATAAGTGCTCTAATCCcaagttatttttaattgaggATGTAGAGGAAGAGGTAGAAGTAGAGTTGGAAGATGAGAAGGAGCCTCAACTTGAAGATAAGGTGGATAATAAGTTGAAAAGTAACCAACCTAGATCTCCTTACCTGCTTTGGTTGGTTCCCAAGGACCTAGAGCTATGAGAGTACGGGGTAGAGTGGGAAGTCAGGAGATCACTATCCTGATTGATTCAGGCAATACACATAATTTGTTGGACCCCTCGGTAGTGAAGAGAGCCAACTTACCTGTTGACAAGTCTGAAAGGATTAGGGTCAAGGTTGCTAATGGGGAACATATAATCAGTGAAGGGAAATGTGAGGACTTGAGGTTCAGGGTGCAAGGGAGTGTATTTTCAACAGAAGTACATTTATTGGTGCTTGATGGTTGTGATATAGTACTAGGAGTGCAGTGGTTGAAGGGGTTGGGGCCAATTTTAGGGGACTTTGTGAATTTGTCTATGGAATTTCAGTATCAAGGCAAGACAGTGAAATCAAGGGGCCTGAACCCCAGCATGTAGATTGAAGAGGGAAATCCCAACAAGAATAATAAACTAGAAAAAAGGGGATTACTATTGCAGTTAGTTGAAAAGAGGAGAACCATATGGCCTAATGACCTTCCACAACCCTTACTAGACCTTATATCCCAATATAGTGATGCGTTTGAAGAACCTAAAGGCTTGCCCCCAAACCGAGACCAAGACCATGCAATTAACCTACTCCCAAACACCCCAGTTTCTGTTAGACCATATAGATATCCCTACttccaaaaaaatgaaatagaaaaaattgtgaGAGAACTCCTGAGTACTAGAGTGATTCAGCCCACCCAAAGCTCATATTCTTCCCCTGTGCTATTAGTAAGAAAGGCTGACAAGTCTTGGAGGATGTGTGTGAACTATAGGGCATTAAATAAGGTGACAGTGAAAGACAAATACCTCATTCCTGATTTGGAAGAGTTACTGGATGAGTTAAATGGGGCTAAATGGTTTTCTAAGTTAGACTTACGCTCTGGTTATCATCAAATCAGAGTTAATGTTGAAGATGTCCCTAAAATTGACTTAAGCAATGAGTGTGGCAAAAACTCCAAGGTTGGAAGGAACAATGGCTCTCACAAGGGGGGAAGGAAGTGCTTTTGAAAGCTGTAGTGTAGTCAATACCTATGTATgcaatgatttgttttttattaccTTCAACTTTGTATTCTGATTTGGAGGGCTTAATGGCaaaattctggtggggtcaaAAGGGGGCAGAAAGGAAGATTCATTGGTTGAGTTCGGCAAAAATGTGTGAAACAAAAGCTGGTGGGGGCTTGGGTTTTAAAGATTTAAGGACTTTTAATTTAGTTCTATTGGCTAAGTAGGCTTGGCGTCAGCTGTAGGATGAGTCTTCCTTATTCTTTAGATTGTTAAAGGCTGGATATTTTCCTAATTCAGCTTTTGAACAAGCAGGTTTAGGAAACTCCCCTATTTACACTTGGAGGGACATTTGGGAAGCTAAGAAGTGGGTCCTTGGAGGGTGCAAATGGCGTATTGGTGACGGGAGAACTGTAAAAAATTGGACTAACTAGTGGATTCCAGGTCATGGGGCTTTATGTTTTGAAGGTTCTCATGGCTTAGCCGAAGTACAAAATGAGGTGGTGGCTTCTCTTATGGATGTTGATGCAGGAAATTGGAATGTTCTCAAACTaagatctctcttcaatccaaatgtggtGTCAGATATTCTCAAGCTTGTTGTTTGTCCAAGTGTTAATGTTGACAAACAAGTTTGGATTCATGAGAGGAATGGGGACTTTAGTGTTAAAAGTTGTTACAAGTTTATTAAAGGAAGTTTGTGATCTCAGCTTTCTGAGGCTTCAACAGCAAGTTCTATGCATGTGTTATGGAAGCAACTATGGAGGATGCAAGTACCAagcaagataaaaatatttgctTGGGGCGCTTGTAAAGATGGCCTTCCCTCAAAACAAAACTTAGTGAGGAGACATGTACTCATAGATCCTGTTTGCAATTAGTCGGtccagcctttttttttttttaaataatttataaaaaaattatttaaaatactaaattaaattaagtgacttattaatgtggattatgtaacaaactcaataaaaaaatatcttatatggtcaatgataataaattagatgaaaattatattattaatttatataattactatataattaactagttgatattatatattaattaattcatagaatattaacaagtgttaatagcatatttaaaattttatattgtcaatagtgataggttagatgaagatatatataaaatattgttaatttatagaatattaacaagtattaataatatatttaaaatttatattgttaattgtacaattattatatataaaatatatatatttttttatttttcattcggtccggttcgAAAAGACCctagaccgtggaccggaccgaatgctTTTGGTCttctaaaatgtggaccggaccggtctaagtgtcggtccagtccggttcggaccgaaacggtccgttcggtccgaccaggccgtttatcacccctaggTGCAAGCAAAATGGCACTTTTGCTGGAAACCTCCTTTACCGAGTCTGCTCAAACTTAATGTTGATGGAGCCATGTTTGGAGAATTGTGCAAATCAGGTATTGGGATTATTTTGCGAGATGATCAAGGTAAGGTGTTGATGGCTACGTCCAAGGTTGAGAGAGAAGTTGAGGAACCAGAAAATTGAGGAACCAGAAAATTGAGGAACCAGAAGTTGTGGAGTTAAAAGCTATTTTTCGGGGTCTTCAACTGTGTGCAAGTATGGGCATCTCAACAATTCAAGTGGAATCTGATTGCTTGTTGGTGGTGGAGGCTTTGGAGCAAAATGCTATGGATGGCTCTCTAATATTGGGGCTGTTATACAGGGAAATTATGTCTCTTTCTTCATGTTTTGTTGattgttcttttgtttatgtTCCTAGAGAGGGAAATAGGACAACTCATACTTCAACTTGTTATGTGAAAAATGTGGAGGATATTGCTATGTGGTGGGATTGTATTCCAGACTTTATTTTTCAAGTCATTCGGCTTGACAAATGTCTGTAATCTCCTTTTATTAAtggaagtattattttttataataataataataataaaaatctatatttaattagttatcacattctctataataataaaatattattattttttaatatttatatctttttaattactttatattttttaattactttattattttattttcataattttcaataatcttcaataatataataatttcatatgtatatagatgataaaatctcatatataaataagaatttcATATGtacaatcaataaaaatttcatatctataatataataatctcaaaatataacaaaataacatgtgaaaaaatcacataatcataAGCGTATAACAAAATAACAGCCCAACAACCCTACATGTGAAGAACAGCACCAGGAAGGgccaaaatatactaaaaaaaatacatttaaatttgctacattatatttcatatttgaaaagaataataaaattattgtttctcatatttcatattttagatgaaattaatttgattaattCAATGTAAGTAAAATGTAGAtgatattaactaaatttaaaaatagaaaaacatcTGACTAATCCAATGCGAATAGTCTAAGAACACTGATGAGACATTCAGGAATTAGCTAATCGAGTACGTCAGCCAAATTAAACCATGCACCGATCTCTGTATCGAAGACAAAAAGATTAGCTAATCGAGTACGTCAGTCAACAAGATTACAAAGCCATTACCTCACGTATTTCCCCCATTTGCTCACCGAATACGTCATCCCAACCCCAATTCAATACTGCACCACTCCCGCTATATATACATCGAACGCTTGTTTCTGGCCTCCACAATTCACATCCCATACCTATcatacatctctctctcattgttaTCTGCTTAAACTCTCACTCTATTGTTACTATTTGTTAGCTGTTTTtatagtacgtacgtacgtgtctaaaaaagacaaaaatggaGAAAGCACCCGAAGAACAGCACCCGGTGAAGGCCTTTGGATGGGCAGCTAGAGATTCTTCTGGCCTTCTCTCGCCTTTTAAATTCTCCAGAAGGTCCCCTCTCGATCTCTCGCTCCCCACCTTAATTCCATTCTTACTTGATCGGTTTTCCCTTCCtttctgttttcttctcttAGCATTTAAAGTAAATACATTAATGTTTAatagtttcaaattttgatcAACTAACAAGGATTGTGATTGTCTCTCATTGGTTGTCGTTATGCATTGTTTTCTCAAGCTTCTGAGTTTTCAATTTGTGCTTTAAATGGTATATCTATAGGGCAACCGGAGACAAGGATGTAAGGTTCAAAGTTCTTTATTGTGGGATATGCCACTCCGACCTTCACAAGATCAAAAACGAGTGGGGTAGTTCCAAATACCCACTTGTTCCTGGGTAAGTTTCCATTTCATTTTAAGCGATTGTGTAGCCTAAAAAAGATCAACAAACACGTACGTCAATTGATCTTTTGGTACACAAAGACGTAACTACTTCAGTCTGCAATAACATTGgactttcatatttcaattgCAGGCACGAAATTGTTGGGGAAGTGACAGAAGTAGGGAACGAGGTGAAGAAAGTTAAAGTGGGAGACAAAGTGGGAGTGGGATGCGTGGTTGGTGCATGCCACTCTTGCGAGAACTGCAACAATGACCTTGAAATTTACTGTCCCCAAACGATACTGACATATGATCACATATACCATGATGGCACAATTACATACGGAGGCTACTCAGACACTATGGTAGCTAATGAGCGCTACATCATTCGATTCCCTGAAAACTTACCACTCGATGCTAGTGCTCCCCTTCTTTGTGCTGGGATTACACTTTACAGTCCTTTGAAATATTATGGGTTAGCAGAGCCTGGTAAACACATTGGGATTGTTGGCCTAGGTGGACTTGGTCATGTGGGTGTTAAATTTGCCAAGGCTTTCGGAGCAAAAGTGACTGTAATTAGTACCTCCGCCAACAAGAAAGATGAAGCTCTGGGGCATCTTGGTGCTGACTCGTTCTTAAATAGTCGTGACCAAGAACAATTACAGGTGAGTGTTAGCTAACAACATTTTTCTCTACTTCTCCTCTtgatatatagtctaataatattaatagagagTGATTGTTAAAACTATAAAATTTGTACAGGCTGCCCAGGGCACGTTTGATGGAATACTGGATACAGTATCTGCTGTGCATTCTATTCAGCCCTTAATTGGTCTATTAAAGTCTCATGGAAAGCTTGTTATGTTGGGTGCACCAGAGAAACCGCTTGAGCTACCAGTCTTTCCTCTACTTATGGGTAATTTCCTTTCAAGTCAATTACTAACTTTTCCCTTTGTTATAAGTTGGAATTCCATCTTGTTCGTATATAGCTATCGAGTTAATAAGACCTGTTTTGACAGGAAGAAAAATGGTTGCGGGGAGTGCCACTGGAGGATTGAAGGAAACACAAGAGATGATAGATTTTGCTGCAAAACATAACATCACAGCAGACATTGAGCTTATTCCAATAGACTACCTTAACAAGGCAATGGAGCGTCTTGCTAAGGGTGATGTAAGATACCGATTTGTCATTGACATTGGAAACAGCTTGGCTTCTACCAACCATTGAAGAATACCTTAATCTGCATGTTTTGGTTTCTTTGTATTTGTTCCAAGAGTGTGTTTAAATGCTCACTATTTAGCTGCTTCTATCTCTAGCTGCCAAAACGAGGTTGTCCTTCTTGCGTGATAATTTATCAACGTGGAATAAGAAAGCATTTTCCTATTTCTGTCTTCTTAAATTTCTATTACAGTGTAATAAATCTGGTTGTTCTTACCTgagatttaaataattattttttagtttgtttcTCTAATATGGCGTTACCTCCTCTGTAATTAGGAATAATAATGCTAAATACTGTCCTATCACGTACaaacttcatttaaaatattgttgggtCCGCACATGCATATTCTTTAGAACCTATATATTACAGCCGACCACTTGTCCACTTCTCTCTAATATATTcattaatgaagaaaaaaacattactGATTTGTGGACCACATGCAAACAGAGGAACAATTCAATATCCAACTTTAAATTTCTACTTAATTTATGAACAAGGCCAAAACATTTATGTCTGGAACCAACAATTGGACCAGAACTGCATGTACATGTGGCCAAGAAGATTACATATCAAACGTTTTGCTTATGGCCCGGACATTCTCATTTTAGGGATTGAAAAGGAAAACATGAGCGTAAACAAAGGT belongs to Juglans regia cultivar Chandler chromosome 8, Walnut 2.0, whole genome shotgun sequence and includes:
- the LOC108999669 gene encoding probable mannitol dehydrogenase is translated as MEKAPEEQHPVKAFGWAARDSSGLLSPFKFSRRATGDKDVRFKVLYCGICHSDLHKIKNEWGSSKYPLVPGHEIVGEVTEVGNEVKKVKVGDKVGVGCVVGACHSCENCNNDLEIYCPQTILTYDHIYHDGTITYGGYSDTMVANERYIIRFPENLPLDASAPLLCAGITLYSPLKYYGLAEPGKHIGIVGLGGLGHVGVKFAKAFGAKVTVISTSANKKDEALGHLGADSFLNSRDQEQLQAAQGTFDGILDTVSAVHSIQPLIGLLKSHGKLVMLGAPEKPLELPVFPLLMGRKMVAGSATGGLKETQEMIDFAAKHNITADIELIPIDYLNKAMERLAKGDVRYRFVIDIGNSLASTNH
- the LOC118349218 gene encoding uncharacterized protein LOC118349218; translation: MDTTFDEDPFFTTLLQSGEQGISSTLMSSYENIGLQATQLEGEKRPPSKKTQRGVSFTVEEDNLLVSAWLNISMDAIRGTDQKYSQMWERITNYYNEHKKPSMTNRSGGSLTNRWSVIQKCTNKFCAAVAQIERAKIMYRETEKATYNMEHCWCLLRHQPKWQQHVSILSTRRKPHGKRPAMAESTPLGDDTINDNVEVIFERPPGKKAEKERERKRKAAESYDAEFVEALTCMTNDRAGFMSERRQATSKLDADRAQLLVEKKRRNDTENRKIVVEIMKMDLAGMNGMQREYFLNLQKEVFEKSRKRFSSPSQSSSFEDV